The Streptomyces cynarae genome contains a region encoding:
- a CDS encoding SDR family oxidoreductase, translated as MSTEAGRKIVVTGATGNVGTSLVRLLAEDPAVASVRGMARRIPDLGPDRVEWSKVDLAAKDVDLVREFRGADAVVHLAWAFQPTHDPVATWRTNVLGSIRVFEAVAATATVPTLVHASSVGAYSPGPKNRSVDESWPTHGWPDAAYTREKAYLERYLDTFEFRHPGIRVVRMRPAFLFKRESASEQRRIFGGKFLPGPLARPELLPFLPDIQGLRVQALHTDDAARAYQLAVHTQVRGAFNLAADPPLDAEILGELLGSRPVRLPRTAARSAIAAAWGLRLLPASPHLFDAVLRLPLMDCSRARTVLGWQPRRTATEVLEEFLHGLHEGAGAPTAPMQGRKVG; from the coding sequence GTGAGCACCGAAGCAGGTAGGAAGATCGTGGTCACGGGTGCCACCGGCAATGTGGGCACCAGCCTCGTGCGGCTGCTCGCCGAGGATCCGGCCGTCGCGAGCGTACGGGGCATGGCGCGCCGCATCCCCGACCTCGGCCCGGACCGCGTGGAGTGGTCGAAGGTCGACCTCGCGGCGAAGGACGTCGACCTCGTACGGGAGTTCCGGGGCGCCGACGCGGTGGTGCACCTGGCGTGGGCGTTCCAGCCCACGCACGATCCGGTCGCGACCTGGCGGACCAACGTGCTCGGCAGCATCCGGGTCTTCGAGGCCGTCGCCGCTACCGCCACGGTGCCCACACTGGTGCACGCCTCCTCCGTGGGGGCCTACTCTCCGGGGCCCAAGAACCGCTCCGTGGACGAGTCGTGGCCCACGCACGGCTGGCCCGACGCCGCCTACACCCGGGAGAAGGCCTATCTGGAGAGGTATCTCGACACCTTCGAGTTCCGGCACCCCGGGATCCGCGTCGTACGGATGCGGCCCGCGTTCCTGTTCAAACGCGAATCGGCGAGCGAACAGCGCCGCATCTTCGGCGGGAAGTTCCTGCCCGGACCGCTGGCCCGCCCGGAACTGCTGCCCTTCCTGCCGGACATCCAGGGCCTCCGCGTGCAGGCCCTGCACACCGACGACGCGGCCCGCGCCTACCAGCTCGCCGTCCACACCCAGGTCCGGGGCGCCTTCAACCTGGCCGCGGATCCGCCCCTCGACGCGGAGATCCTGGGCGAGCTGCTCGGATCCCGCCCCGTCCGGCTGCCGCGCACGGCCGCACGGTCCGCGATCGCCGCGGCCTGGGGGCTGCGGCTGCTGCCCGCCTCGCCCCACCTGTTCGACGCCGTCCTGAGGCTGCCGCTCATGGACTGCAGCCGCGCGCGCACCGTTCTCGGCTGGCAGCCGCGGCGGACGGCGACCGAGGTGCTGGAGGAGTTCCTGCACGGGCTGCACGAGGGCGCCGGCGCTCCGACGGCACCGATGCAGGGCCGCAAGGTCGGCTGA
- a CDS encoding helix-turn-helix transcriptional regulator has protein sequence MGGPREPHTGWTFLTNHARVLAAIADDQSVRIRDIAAHCRLTERAVQKIIADLEQDGYLTHTREGRSNTYRIQPGTPLRHPAEASLTVAELLALLVRQDAEHGRQRQQQ, from the coding sequence ATGGGTGGACCGCGGGAGCCGCATACTGGATGGACGTTCCTGACCAACCACGCGCGCGTGCTGGCGGCCATCGCCGACGACCAGAGTGTCCGCATCCGTGACATCGCGGCCCACTGCCGACTGACGGAGCGCGCCGTTCAGAAGATCATCGCCGATCTCGAGCAGGACGGCTATCTCACGCACACCCGTGAGGGGCGCAGCAACACGTACCGCATCCAGCCGGGCACGCCGCTGCGCCACCCCGCGGAGGCCAGCCTGACCGTCGCCGAGCTGCTCGCCCTCCTCGTCCGGCAGGACGCCGAACACGGCAGGCAGCGCCAGCAGCAGTAA
- a CDS encoding anti-sigma factor antagonist (This anti-anti-sigma factor, or anti-sigma factor antagonist, belongs to a family that includes characterized members SpoIIAA, RsbV, RsfA, and RsfB.), with the protein MDECVLPEPASPDGGVRVTWAHPPQHLLPPCLRVETQQDGDRVAVVVSGELDIDTEQALQDALREAVRRSVRGVDVDLGGVDFCDCSGLNVLLSARRQALADAKTLTLGPTGPSVDRLLSLTGTRALFDSSSTAGTAAGDGQGGRIPQLHGPPRREERPEDTDRNPHIAPDLAPDRDLDPASERDLHIELVQLRRAMQTRPVIDLARGVLMASFALTPQDAWDVLVTVSQKTNTKLHNVAEDLVAAVNGDAPPGPLREMLAAAVAAVKEPSGARPAD; encoded by the coding sequence ATGGACGAGTGCGTACTTCCCGAGCCCGCCAGCCCGGACGGCGGCGTCCGGGTGACCTGGGCACACCCGCCGCAGCACCTCCTGCCTCCCTGCCTGCGGGTCGAGACCCAGCAGGACGGGGACCGGGTGGCCGTGGTGGTGTCCGGTGAGCTGGACATCGACACCGAGCAGGCTCTGCAGGACGCCCTGCGGGAGGCCGTGCGGCGCTCGGTGAGAGGTGTCGACGTGGATCTCGGTGGTGTGGACTTCTGCGACTGCTCCGGCCTCAACGTGCTGCTGAGCGCCCGCCGCCAGGCCCTGGCGGACGCCAAGACGCTCACGCTCGGCCCGACCGGCCCCTCCGTGGACAGGCTCCTGTCGCTGACCGGCACCCGGGCCCTGTTCGACAGCTCCTCCACCGCCGGTACGGCCGCGGGAGACGGCCAGGGCGGGCGGATCCCGCAGCTGCACGGTCCTCCGCGGCGGGAGGAGCGACCCGAGGACACCGACCGGAACCCGCACATCGCCCCGGACCTGGCCCCCGACCGGGACCTGGACCCGGCGAGCGAGCGGGACCTGCACATCGAGCTGGTGCAGCTCAGGCGGGCCATGCAGACGCGGCCGGTGATCGACCTGGCCCGGGGGGTGCTGATGGCGTCCTTCGCGCTGACCCCGCAGGACGCCTGGGACGTCCTGGTCACCGTCTCCCAGAAGACCAACACGAAGCTGCACAACGTCGCCGAGGACCTGGTGGCGGCCGTCAACGGCGACGCCCCGCCCGGCCCCCTGCGCGAGATGCTGGCGGCCGCGGTCGCCGCGGTCAAGGAGCCCTCGGGCGCGCGTCCCGCGGACTGA
- a CDS encoding L-serine ammonia-lyase: MAISVFDLFSIGIGPSSSHTVGPMRAAGMFAARLKKDGLLAQTAAVRAELFGSLGATGHGHGTPKAVLLGLEGNEPHTVDVAQAELDVERIRATGRIRLLGAEIGAAHEIDFDVSNQLVLHRRRALPYHANGMILFAYDADGLPLLEKTYYSVGGGFVVDEDAVGADRIKLDETALPHPFRTGDELLRLSRETGLSISALMLENEKAWRTEEEIRAGLLDIWRVMEGCVSRGLSREGILPGGLKVRRRAAAAARALRSEGDPAARAMEWVTLYAMAVNEENAAGGRVVTAPTNGAAGIIPAVLHYYLTFVPGADEDGIVRFLLAAGAIGLLFKENASISGAEVGCQGEVGSACSMAAGGLAEVLGGSPEQVENAAEIGMEHNLGLTCDPVGGLVQIPCIERNGMAAVKAVTAARMALRGDGRHHVSLDKVIKTMKETGADMKVKYKETARGGLAVNVIEC, from the coding sequence GTGGCAATCAGCGTCTTCGACCTGTTCTCCATCGGCATCGGCCCGTCCAGCTCGCACACCGTCGGCCCGATGCGCGCGGCCGGGATGTTCGCCGCCCGGCTGAAGAAGGACGGCCTGCTCGCCCAGACCGCCGCGGTGCGGGCGGAGCTGTTCGGCTCGCTCGGTGCCACCGGGCACGGCCACGGCACTCCCAAGGCCGTGCTGCTCGGCCTGGAGGGCAACGAGCCGCACACGGTCGACGTCGCCCAGGCCGAACTGGACGTCGAGCGGATCCGCGCCACCGGGCGCATTCGCCTCCTCGGTGCCGAGATCGGCGCCGCCCACGAGATCGACTTCGACGTCTCGAACCAACTGGTCCTGCACCGTCGGCGCGCGCTGCCGTACCACGCCAACGGCATGATCCTCTTCGCCTACGACGCCGACGGACTGCCGCTGCTGGAGAAGACGTACTACTCGGTCGGCGGTGGCTTCGTGGTCGACGAGGACGCCGTCGGGGCGGACCGGATCAAGCTCGACGAGACGGCGCTGCCCCACCCGTTCCGCACGGGGGACGAGCTGCTGCGGCTCTCCCGGGAGACCGGCCTGTCGATCTCCGCGCTGATGCTGGAGAACGAGAAGGCCTGGCGCACTGAGGAGGAGATCCGTGCGGGTCTGCTGGACATCTGGCGCGTCATGGAGGGCTGTGTCTCCCGCGGCCTGTCCCGCGAGGGCATCCTCCCCGGTGGCCTCAAGGTCCGCCGGCGGGCCGCGGCGGCGGCCCGGGCGCTGCGCAGCGAGGGCGACCCCGCGGCCCGCGCGATGGAGTGGGTGACCCTGTACGCCATGGCGGTGAACGAGGAGAACGCCGCAGGCGGCCGGGTCGTCACCGCCCCGACCAACGGCGCGGCGGGCATCATCCCCGCCGTGCTGCACTACTACCTCACCTTCGTGCCGGGCGCCGACGAGGACGGGATCGTCCGCTTCCTGCTCGCGGCGGGCGCCATCGGCCTGCTCTTCAAGGAGAACGCGTCGATCTCCGGCGCCGAGGTCGGCTGCCAGGGCGAGGTCGGCTCGGCCTGCTCGATGGCCGCCGGCGGCCTCGCCGAGGTACTGGGCGGCAGCCCGGAGCAGGTGGAGAACGCCGCCGAGATCGGCATGGAGCACAACCTCGGCCTGACCTGCGACCCGGTCGGCGGCCTGGTCCAGATCCCCTGCATCGAGCGCAACGGCATGGCGGCGGTCAAGGCCGTGACAGCCGCCCGGATGGCCCTGCGCGGCGACGGCCGGCACCACGTCTCCCTCGACAAGGTCATCAAGACGATGAAGGAGACCGGAGCCGACATGAAGGTCAAGTACAAGGAGACCGCCCGTGGCGGCCTCGCGGTCAACGTCATCGAGTGCTGA
- a CDS encoding sarcosine oxidase subunit delta family protein: MLLISCPWCGPRDEAEFHYGGQAHVPYPEDPAALTDEEWARYLFFRANPKGPFAERWSHAAGCRRWFNAVRDTATNEILAVYKVGESRPATPEPRRAVSVAAVTSESRPASPARPGELEDEPEGRSGGPGADPLPRGGSRTSDTAGRGGAGENNQPFRLPTRGRIHRDEPLTFTFDGTEYQGHRGDTLASALLANGVIAAATSIKLGRPRGIFSAGVEEPNAVVQIEAPFPEPMLPATTVELYDGLVASSLPGQGRLATEPDPARYDAVHAHCDLLVVGAGPAGLAAAAVAANSGARVILADDQPELGGSLLGTGEHLDWVRATRTRLEAAPEVRVLRRTTVFGHYDDNHLLAVERRTNHLGAEAPDHVSRERVWRIRARRVVLATGAHERSLAFGDNDRPGVMLAASARTYLHKYAVLPGRHAVVFTTNDSAYAAALDLAAAGVGIAAIVDTRPEPGEWAERARSAGIEVLAGHAVTGTEGGARLTAVTVAPYGESAGQREFAVDLLLVSGGWNPVAHLFSQAGGKLRHDEALGTFVPDSCRQAVEVAGSANGAFDLATALAQGAAAGTRAVEAEGYPAEAPALPAVAAQPHTPPMQVFTIPTSTGAPRFVDLQRDVTVDDLARATGAGLRSVEHTKRYTTAGTGGDQGRTAGVLASGVVAELLGVDISALGLPTFRPPFTPVSFATLAGRDRGPLHDPIRTTALHAWHVEHGALFENVGQWKRPWYYPQDGEDMETAVLRECRAAREGVAFMDASTLGKIDVQGPDAALFLDRLYTNMMSTLKVGMIRYGVMCRLDGMVFDDGTVIRLAQDRFLVTTTTGNAAAVLDWMEEWLQTEWPELRVHCTSVTEQWATVALVGPRSREVLGSLAPRLAVGNDDFPFMAWRGTTVAGIDARVCRISFSGELAYEINVSPWDALALWEALYEAGAAYGITPYGTETMHVLRAEKGYPIIGQDTDGTVTPQDLGMSWAVSKKKPDFIGKRSYARADTVRPDRKHLVGLLPEDPAAFLPEGTHLVADSELPAPPVPMLGHVTSSYRSAALGRTFALALIKGGRDRIGERLYAPVGDRLVPVTVANPVLYDPEGARRDG, translated from the coding sequence ATGCTGCTCATTTCCTGCCCGTGGTGCGGGCCCCGCGACGAGGCCGAGTTCCACTACGGTGGCCAGGCCCATGTGCCCTACCCCGAGGACCCCGCGGCCCTCACCGACGAGGAGTGGGCGCGCTACCTGTTCTTCCGCGCCAACCCGAAGGGCCCGTTCGCCGAACGGTGGAGCCATGCGGCGGGGTGCCGCAGGTGGTTCAACGCGGTACGGGACACGGCGACGAACGAGATCCTGGCCGTTTACAAGGTGGGCGAGTCGCGTCCGGCAACTCCTGAGCCAAGGCGGGCCGTTTCAGTGGCTGCGGTCACTTCTGAGTCACGTCCGGCATCACCAGCCCGTCCGGGAGAACTTGAGGACGAGCCCGAAGGGCGATCCGGGGGGCCGGGTGCGGATCCCCTGCCACGCGGCGGCAGCCGCACATCGGATACAGCGGGAAGGGGCGGGGCGGGGGAGAACAACCAGCCGTTCCGCCTCCCTACCCGCGGCCGGATCCACCGCGACGAGCCCCTCACCTTCACCTTCGACGGCACCGAATACCAGGGCCACCGCGGCGACACCCTCGCCTCCGCCCTCCTCGCCAACGGCGTGATCGCGGCAGCGACCAGCATCAAACTCGGCCGCCCCCGCGGCATCTTCTCGGCCGGCGTCGAAGAACCCAACGCGGTCGTCCAGATCGAGGCCCCCTTCCCCGAGCCCATGCTTCCCGCCACGACCGTCGAGCTCTACGACGGCCTCGTCGCGAGCAGCCTCCCCGGCCAGGGCCGCCTCGCCACCGAACCCGACCCGGCCCGCTACGACGCCGTACACGCCCACTGCGACCTGCTGGTCGTCGGCGCGGGCCCCGCCGGCCTCGCCGCCGCCGCTGTGGCGGCGAACAGCGGCGCCCGCGTCATCCTCGCCGACGACCAGCCCGAACTCGGCGGCAGCCTGCTCGGCACCGGTGAACACCTCGACTGGGTGCGGGCGACGCGCACTCGACTCGAGGCCGCTCCCGAGGTGCGCGTCCTGCGCCGCACCACCGTCTTCGGCCACTACGACGACAACCACCTCCTCGCCGTCGAGCGCCGCACGAACCACCTCGGCGCCGAGGCCCCGGACCACGTCTCCCGCGAGCGCGTCTGGCGCATCCGCGCCCGCCGGGTGGTGCTCGCGACCGGCGCCCACGAGCGTTCGCTGGCGTTCGGCGACAACGACCGCCCCGGCGTGATGCTGGCCGCCTCGGCCCGGACGTACCTCCACAAGTACGCTGTTCTGCCCGGCCGTCACGCGGTCGTGTTCACCACCAACGACAGCGCCTACGCCGCCGCGCTCGACCTGGCGGCGGCCGGAGTGGGCATCGCGGCGATCGTCGACACCCGGCCCGAGCCGGGGGAATGGGCCGAGCGTGCCCGCTCCGCCGGGATCGAGGTGCTGGCCGGACACGCCGTCACGGGCACGGAGGGCGGGGCCCGCCTCACCGCCGTGACGGTCGCCCCGTACGGGGAGTCCGCCGGACAAAGGGAGTTCGCCGTCGACCTGCTCCTGGTCTCCGGCGGCTGGAACCCGGTCGCGCACCTGTTCAGCCAGGCGGGCGGCAAGCTCCGCCACGACGAGGCACTCGGCACGTTCGTCCCCGACAGCTGCCGTCAGGCGGTGGAGGTCGCGGGCAGCGCGAACGGGGCCTTCGACCTCGCCACGGCACTCGCGCAGGGCGCGGCGGCCGGCACCCGCGCGGTCGAGGCGGAGGGCTACCCCGCCGAGGCGCCGGCCCTCCCGGCCGTGGCCGCCCAGCCGCACACCCCGCCCATGCAGGTCTTCACCATCCCCACCTCCACCGGCGCCCCCCGTTTCGTCGACCTCCAACGCGACGTGACCGTCGATGACCTGGCGCGCGCCACGGGTGCGGGCCTGCGCTCGGTGGAGCACACCAAGCGCTACACCACGGCCGGCACCGGGGGCGACCAGGGCAGGACGGCCGGGGTCCTGGCGAGCGGCGTCGTCGCCGAACTCCTCGGTGTGGACATCTCGGCGCTCGGCCTGCCCACGTTCCGGCCGCCGTTCACCCCCGTCTCCTTCGCCACCCTCGCCGGCCGCGACCGCGGTCCGCTGCACGACCCGATCCGCACCACCGCCCTGCACGCCTGGCATGTGGAGCACGGCGCGCTCTTCGAGAACGTCGGCCAGTGGAAGCGGCCCTGGTACTACCCGCAGGACGGCGAGGACATGGAGACCGCCGTACTGCGCGAGTGCCGCGCCGCCCGCGAGGGCGTCGCCTTCATGGACGCCTCCACCCTCGGCAAGATCGACGTACAGGGCCCGGACGCCGCGCTCTTCCTCGACCGGCTCTACACCAACATGATGAGCACGCTGAAGGTCGGCATGATCCGCTACGGCGTGATGTGCCGCCTGGACGGCATGGTCTTCGACGACGGCACGGTCATCCGGCTCGCGCAGGACCGCTTCCTGGTCACCACGACCACCGGCAACGCGGCCGCCGTCCTGGACTGGATGGAGGAGTGGCTCCAGACCGAGTGGCCCGAACTGCGCGTCCACTGCACCTCGGTCACCGAGCAGTGGGCGACCGTGGCCCTCGTCGGCCCCCGCTCCCGTGAGGTCCTGGGTTCGCTCGCGCCCCGACTGGCGGTGGGCAACGACGACTTCCCGTTCATGGCGTGGCGTGGGACGACCGTCGCCGGCATCGACGCCCGCGTGTGCCGGATCAGCTTCTCCGGCGAACTCGCCTACGAGATCAACGTGTCGCCCTGGGACGCCCTCGCCCTGTGGGAGGCGCTGTACGAGGCCGGCGCCGCGTACGGCATCACCCCGTACGGCACCGAGACCATGCACGTTCTGCGCGCCGAGAAGGGCTACCCGATCATCGGCCAGGACACCGACGGGACGGTCACCCCGCAGGACCTCGGCATGAGCTGGGCTGTGTCGAAGAAGAAGCCGGACTTCATCGGCAAGCGCTCCTACGCTCGCGCCGACACCGTCCGCCCCGACCGCAAGCACCTCGTCGGCCTCCTCCCCGAGGATCCGGCCGCCTTCCTCCCCGAGGGCACCCACCTGGTCGCCGACAGCGAACTGCCCGCCCCGCCCGTCCCGATGCTCGGTCACGTCACCTCCAGCTACCGCAGCGCGGCGCTCGGGCGGACCTTCGCACTCGCCCTGATCAAGGGCGGCCGCGACCGCATCGGGGAACGCCTCTACGCGCCGGTCGGCGACCGACTGGTCCCGGTGACCGTCGCCAACCCCGTCCTCTACGACCCCGAGGGAGCCCGCCGCGATGGCTGA
- a CDS encoding sarcosine oxidase subunit beta family protein — protein sequence MSPRTPGADLPDHPDWLWRTPEPRRSYDVVIVGGGGHGLATAHYLAKNHGITNVAVLEKGWLAGGNMARNTTIIRSNYLWDESAGIYEHALKLWEGLEEELDYPILFSQRGVLNLAHSLQDVRDSVRRVEANRLNGVDAEWLDAQAVKEVCPIVNTSPDVRYPVLGGTYQPRAGIAKHDYVAWGFARSADAAGIDIIQNCEVTGLDVVGGRVVGVQTTLGPIAAGKVALCSAGHTSVLAAMAGIELPLQSHPLQALVSELLEPVHPTVVMSNAVHVYVSQAHKGELVMGAGIDAYNSYTQRGAFHIIEEQMSAALELFPVFARAHVLRTWGGIVDVSPDASPIVGLTPVDNLYLNCGWGTGGFKATPGVGWVYAHTIAHDTPHPLNAPFSLDRFTTGALVDEHGAAAVAH from the coding sequence ATGAGCCCCCGCACCCCCGGCGCCGACCTCCCCGACCACCCCGACTGGCTGTGGCGCACCCCCGAGCCCAGGCGGTCGTACGACGTGGTGATCGTGGGCGGCGGCGGACACGGTCTGGCCACCGCCCACTACCTGGCGAAGAACCACGGCATCACCAACGTCGCGGTCCTGGAGAAGGGCTGGCTCGCGGGCGGCAACATGGCCCGCAACACCACGATCATCCGCTCCAACTACCTGTGGGACGAGAGCGCCGGCATCTACGAGCACGCCCTCAAACTCTGGGAAGGACTGGAGGAGGAGCTCGACTACCCGATCCTCTTCTCCCAGCGCGGCGTGCTGAACCTCGCGCACAGCCTGCAGGACGTCCGCGACAGCGTGCGCCGCGTCGAGGCCAACCGGCTCAACGGCGTCGACGCCGAGTGGCTCGACGCGCAGGCGGTGAAAGAGGTCTGCCCGATCGTCAACACCTCACCCGACGTGCGCTACCCCGTCCTCGGCGGCACCTACCAGCCGCGCGCCGGCATCGCCAAGCACGACTACGTGGCCTGGGGCTTCGCCCGTTCCGCGGACGCGGCCGGCATCGACATCATCCAGAACTGCGAGGTCACCGGCCTCGACGTGGTCGGCGGCCGGGTGGTCGGCGTGCAGACCACGCTCGGCCCGATCGCGGCGGGCAAGGTGGCCCTGTGCTCCGCCGGTCACACCTCGGTCCTCGCCGCCATGGCCGGCATCGAACTCCCGCTCCAGAGCCACCCGTTGCAGGCCCTGGTCTCCGAACTCCTGGAACCGGTCCACCCCACGGTGGTCATGTCCAACGCCGTCCACGTGTACGTCAGCCAGGCCCACAAGGGCGAGCTGGTGATGGGCGCCGGCATCGACGCGTACAACTCCTACACCCAGCGCGGCGCGTTCCACATCATCGAGGAGCAGATGTCCGCCGCCCTGGAACTCTTCCCGGTCTTCGCCCGGGCCCACGTGCTGCGCACCTGGGGCGGCATCGTCGACGTCAGCCCGGACGCCTCGCCCATCGTCGGCCTCACCCCGGTCGACAACCTCTACCTCAACTGCGGCTGGGGAACGGGCGGCTTCAAGGCCACCCCGGGCGTCGGCTGGGTCTACGCCCACACCATCGCCCACGACACGCCCCACCCCCTGAACGCCCCCTTCTCGCTCGACCGTTTCACCACCGGCGCGCTCGTCGACGAGCACGGCGCGGCCGCGGTGGCCCACTAG
- the glyA gene encoding serine hydroxymethyltransferase — protein MNALNTPLAELDPEVHAALAAELHRQQSTLEMIASENFAPSAVMEAQGSVATNKYAEGYPGRRYYGGCEHVDVTERLAIERVKSLFGAGFANVQPHSGAQANTAVFFALLQPGDTILGLDLAHGGHLTHGMRINYSGKMLNVVPYHVSEADNLVDMDEVERLAKEHRPKMIIAGWSAYPRQLDFTAFRRIADEVGALLMVDMAHFAGLVAAGLHPSPVPHAHVVTTTTHKTLGGPRGGVILTNDADLAKKINSAVFPGMQGGPLEHVIAAKAVSFKVAASPEFAERQARTLAGARILAERLTRPDAAAAGVKVLTGGTDVHLVLVDLRESELDGRRAEDLLHEIGITVNRNAVPFDPRPPMVTSGLRIGTPALATRGFTEEDFTEVADVIALALQSEPDVAALRARTAALAAKHPLYPHLSGPSGDVR, from the coding sequence ATGAACGCGCTGAACACCCCCCTGGCGGAGCTGGACCCCGAGGTCCACGCCGCCCTCGCCGCCGAGCTGCACCGGCAGCAGTCCACCCTCGAGATGATCGCCTCCGAGAACTTCGCGCCTTCCGCCGTCATGGAGGCCCAGGGCTCGGTCGCGACCAACAAGTACGCGGAGGGCTACCCCGGCCGCCGCTACTACGGCGGCTGCGAACACGTCGACGTCACCGAACGCCTGGCCATCGAGCGCGTCAAGTCCCTGTTCGGCGCGGGCTTCGCCAACGTCCAGCCCCACTCGGGCGCACAGGCGAACACGGCGGTCTTCTTCGCCCTGCTCCAGCCGGGCGACACCATCCTCGGTCTCGACCTCGCACACGGCGGTCACCTCACCCACGGCATGCGCATCAACTACAGCGGCAAGATGCTCAATGTCGTGCCGTACCACGTCTCCGAGGCGGACAACCTCGTCGACATGGACGAGGTGGAGCGGCTCGCCAAGGAACACCGACCCAAGATGATCATCGCGGGCTGGTCGGCGTACCCCAGGCAGCTGGACTTCACGGCCTTCCGCCGCATCGCCGACGAGGTCGGTGCCCTCCTCATGGTCGACATGGCGCACTTCGCGGGCCTGGTCGCCGCCGGACTGCACCCCAGCCCCGTCCCGCACGCGCACGTGGTCACCACCACCACGCACAAGACGCTCGGCGGTCCCCGCGGCGGAGTGATCCTGACCAACGACGCCGACCTCGCCAAGAAGATCAACTCGGCGGTGTTCCCCGGCATGCAGGGCGGCCCCCTGGAGCACGTCATCGCCGCGAAGGCGGTCTCCTTCAAGGTCGCCGCCTCGCCCGAGTTCGCCGAGCGCCAGGCCCGCACACTGGCCGGCGCCCGCATCCTCGCCGAGCGCCTCACCCGGCCCGACGCGGCCGCCGCCGGAGTGAAGGTGCTGACGGGCGGCACGGACGTCCACCTCGTCCTCGTCGACCTGCGTGAGTCCGAACTCGACGGCAGGCGCGCCGAGGACCTGCTGCACGAGATCGGCATCACCGTCAACCGCAACGCCGTCCCCTTCGACCCGCGCCCGCCCATGGTCACCTCCGGCCTGCGCATCGGCACTCCGGCGCTCGCCACCCGCGGCTTCACCGAGGAGGACTTCACGGAGGTCGCCGACGTCATCGCGCTCGCCCTCCAGTCCGAGCCGGACGTGGCCGCGCTGCGCGCCCGCACAGCGGCCCTGGCCGCCAAACACCCGCTCTACCCGCACCTTTCCGGTCCTTCAGGAGACGTCCGATGA
- a CDS encoding bifunctional methylenetetrahydrofolate dehydrogenase/methenyltetrahydrofolate cyclohydrolase, whose translation MTAQLLDGKATAAAIRRELAERVAKSTAATGRPPGLGTVLVGDDPGSHAYVAGKHRDCAQIGVASLRRELPADATQQQVEDVIDELNADPACTGYIVQLPLPRHLDSGAVLERMDPAKDADGLHPVNLGRLVLGVDAPLPCTPRGIVELLRRYEVPLAGARVCVIGRGITVGRPIGLLLTRRSENATVTLCHTGTKGLAWHVREADIVVAAAGSPGLITKDMLRPGAAVLDVGITRTEHGLVGDVHPEAAQVAGWLAPMPGGVGPMTRAMLLANVVEAAERNANTV comes from the coding sequence GTGACCGCACAACTGCTCGACGGCAAGGCGACCGCAGCCGCCATCCGTCGCGAACTCGCCGAACGAGTGGCCAAGTCGACCGCCGCGACCGGCCGCCCGCCCGGTCTCGGCACCGTCCTGGTCGGCGACGACCCGGGCAGCCACGCCTATGTCGCCGGGAAGCACCGCGACTGCGCGCAGATCGGAGTCGCCTCCCTCCGCCGCGAGCTGCCTGCCGACGCGACCCAGCAGCAGGTCGAGGACGTCATCGACGAACTCAACGCCGACCCCGCCTGCACCGGCTACATCGTCCAACTCCCGCTCCCGCGCCACCTGGACTCGGGCGCCGTACTGGAGCGCATGGACCCCGCCAAGGACGCCGACGGACTGCACCCCGTCAACCTCGGCCGGCTCGTCCTCGGCGTCGACGCCCCTCTGCCCTGCACCCCGCGCGGCATCGTCGAGCTGCTCCGCCGGTACGAGGTCCCGCTCGCCGGAGCGCGCGTGTGCGTGATCGGCCGGGGCATCACGGTCGGACGGCCGATCGGGCTCCTGCTCACCCGAAGGTCCGAGAACGCCACCGTGACCCTGTGCCACACCGGAACCAAGGGCCTGGCCTGGCACGTGCGCGAGGCGGACATCGTCGTCGCCGCGGCCGGCTCGCCCGGACTGATCACCAAGGACATGCTGCGCCCCGGCGCGGCCGTCCTGGACGTCGGCATCACCCGCACCGAGCACGGGCTCGTCGGCGACGTCCACCCGGAGGCCGCCCAGGTCGCCGGATGGCTCGCGCCGATGCCCGGGGGAGTGGGCCCCATGACCCGGGCGATGCTGCTCGCCAACGTCGTCGAGGCCGCCGAGAGGAACGCGAACACCGTATGA